A window of the Bacteroides thetaiotaomicron VPI-5482 genome harbors these coding sequences:
- a CDS encoding alpha-galactosidase — MKKHLIAWGILSTMFMANTFAQKDIDRPIMGWSSWNTYHVNISEELIKQQADALIKHGLKEAGYNYINIDDGFFGHRDETGKMHPHPDRFPNGMKVVSDYIHSLGLKAGIYSDAGDNTCGSIYDNDANGVGSGLYGHEQQDMDLYLKEWNYDFIKIDYCGGRELGLDEEKRYSTICQAIANTGRTDVSINICRWAFPGTWAKRLARSWRISPDIRPRWNSVKGIIEKNLYLSAYATDGHYNDMDMLEIGRGLKPNEEEVHFGMWCIMSSPLLIGCDMNTIPDFSLKLLKNKELIALNQDVLGLQAHVVQHENESYVLVKDIERKRGLTRAVALYNPSDQPCDFIVPFETLELGGNVKVRDLIKQKDLGKMKEEIRQTVQPHSVMICKMEAEKRLEPVSYEAEWAYLPCYDDLGKKSKPIVYVPASDCSGRMKISRLGGREENFAEWSEVYSEKGGNYEMTIFYSCDKNRKLEVSVNGTKTVLKDLNSNNEVKSVTIPVSLKQGYNTVRMGNNFGWAPDIDRFTVSRQ; from the coding sequence ATGAAAAAACATCTGATTGCCTGGGGCATTTTATCTACCATGTTTATGGCAAATACTTTTGCCCAGAAAGACATCGACCGTCCTATTATGGGATGGAGTTCATGGAACACCTATCATGTAAATATCAGTGAAGAGTTGATAAAACAGCAAGCTGACGCATTAATCAAACACGGACTGAAAGAGGCAGGCTACAACTATATCAATATAGATGACGGCTTCTTCGGGCATCGGGACGAAACGGGGAAAATGCATCCGCATCCCGACCGTTTTCCCAACGGAATGAAAGTGGTTTCAGACTATATCCATTCGCTGGGATTAAAAGCCGGAATTTACTCGGATGCAGGAGACAACACCTGCGGCTCTATCTACGACAACGACGCAAACGGAGTGGGCTCCGGACTATACGGCCATGAACAGCAGGATATGGATTTATATCTTAAAGAATGGAACTATGATTTTATCAAGATCGATTATTGTGGCGGACGCGAACTGGGGCTGGATGAAGAAAAGCGCTACAGCACGATTTGCCAGGCTATTGCCAATACAGGAAGAACGGATGTATCTATCAATATCTGCCGATGGGCTTTTCCCGGCACCTGGGCAAAACGACTGGCACGTTCCTGGCGTATCAGTCCTGATATCCGTCCCAGATGGAATTCAGTAAAAGGTATTATAGAAAAGAACTTATATCTTTCCGCCTATGCTACCGACGGACATTACAACGATATGGATATGCTAGAAATCGGGCGTGGACTGAAACCCAACGAAGAAGAAGTCCATTTTGGAATGTGGTGCATCATGAGTTCTCCCCTGCTGATCGGATGTGACATGAATACGATTCCCGACTTCTCATTGAAGCTACTGAAAAACAAAGAACTGATCGCACTGAATCAGGATGTATTAGGACTTCAGGCACACGTCGTTCAACATGAAAATGAAAGCTATGTACTGGTAAAGGACATCGAACGGAAACGCGGACTGACAAGAGCGGTAGCATTGTATAACCCTTCCGACCAGCCATGTGACTTTATCGTTCCTTTTGAAACCCTTGAACTGGGTGGTAACGTAAAAGTACGAGACTTAATCAAACAGAAGGATCTTGGAAAAATGAAAGAAGAAATACGGCAGACTGTTCAGCCACACAGCGTAATGATATGCAAAATGGAAGCTGAAAAACGACTGGAACCCGTATCTTATGAGGCTGAATGGGCATATCTTCCCTGCTACGACGATCTGGGAAAGAAATCCAAACCAATTGTTTATGTACCTGCCTCCGATTGTTCCGGCAGAATGAAAATATCCCGACTCGGTGGTCGGGAAGAGAACTTTGCCGAATGGAGCGAAGTATACAGCGAAAAGGGAGGTAACTATGAAATGACTATTTTCTACTCTTGCGACAAAAACCGCAAACTGGAAGTTTCTGTCAATGGGACGAAAACGGTCCTTAAAGATTTGAACAGCAACAATGAAGTGAAATCTGTGACGATCCCTGTCAGCTTAAAACAAGGTTACAATACGGTGCGAATGGGAAATAACTTCGGATGGGCACCGGACATCGACCGTTTTACAGTATCCAGACAATAA
- a CDS encoding SGNH/GDSL hydrolase family protein, with product MTHLKIFLLLIVCALSVLDGKAQTGIALTDELNGKRIGVIGDSYVRNHKEPFENTWHYKFAKKHGMEYFNYGKNGNSIAYSSPRWGKAMYLRYAEMADSLDYVIVIGGHNDAFKLDSIGGIDNFKDKMEILCKGLVEKYPTAKIFFFTRWNCKNFKGSDSEKVVDAMIEVCGNYSIPIFDCARKGSIYADNDTFRRIYFQKSKNNTDTAHLNSKGHDRFLKVAESFLLQY from the coding sequence ATGACACATTTAAAAATCTTTTTATTGTTAATCGTTTGTGCGTTGTCCGTTTTGGATGGGAAAGCACAGACTGGTATAGCGCTTACTGACGAACTTAACGGCAAGCGGATCGGAGTAATAGGTGACAGCTATGTGAGAAATCATAAAGAGCCGTTTGAGAACACATGGCATTATAAGTTTGCAAAGAAGCACGGTATGGAGTATTTTAATTATGGAAAGAATGGGAATAGCATAGCTTATTCCAGCCCGCGATGGGGAAAAGCGATGTATCTGCGATATGCGGAGATGGCGGATAGCCTCGATTATGTCATTGTCATTGGCGGACATAATGATGCATTTAAACTGGATTCTATCGGAGGTATTGATAACTTCAAGGATAAAATGGAAATTCTGTGCAAAGGCTTAGTCGAGAAATATCCGACAGCGAAAATCTTTTTCTTTACCCGCTGGAACTGCAAGAACTTTAAAGGAAGTGACTCGGAAAAAGTAGTGGATGCAATGATTGAAGTCTGCGGCAATTATAGTATTCCTATTTTTGATTGCGCAAGAAAAGGAAGCATCTATGCCGATAATGATACTTTCAGAAGAATCTATTTCCAGAAAAGCAAGAATAATACTGATACAGCGCATCTGAACAGTAAAGGACATGACCGTTTTCTAAAAGTTGCCGAGAGTTTTCTGCTGCAATATTAG
- a CDS encoding glycoside hydrolase family protein, which translates to MYGKNLKLVLMVMLLLVSKSTFSQVTERERPKEWSQLVKGARFMDRFLPMKGNQLSSDTWGTSDVRPRYVDNGIEDRIWSYWGGNIRKGEDGKYHLMVCGWLEASPKGHMEWRNSWVFNTVSDNLTGPFKPINIIGKGHNPEMFQAKDGRYVLYVIDGRYVADDINGKWEYGKFDFNARDRRIIEGLSNLSFAQREDSSYVMVCRGGGIWISRDGLSEYNQLTDRRVYPDVKGRFEDPVIWRDHIQYHLIVNDWLGRIAFYLRSKDGVNWVTDPGEAYMPGVAVHEDGHSEGWFKYERLKMYQDKYGRAIQANFAVIDTLKHEDKPFDNHSSKNISIPLNPGLLLTVLNDKPITAGTKTIRLKVQAEEGFHPQTDMDISSLRFGASEEVNYGRGSKVLKTENDGNDLIITFDGKGNGITEKEFAPKLIGRYKNGKMLYGYARLPYVDYVEPILSARAPVFSESQKGWNGNIEVQNFGQVSSQKASVKIEYKKEGKMVKVASAAVPALKPYEKADIRFATKADFEKGEDYNFLVTIYSGKKVLSTFRLNRKVVE; encoded by the coding sequence ATGTACGGAAAAAATCTTAAATTAGTATTAATGGTAATGTTGCTACTTGTGAGTAAATCCACTTTCTCTCAAGTAACAGAACGCGAACGGCCCAAGGAGTGGAGTCAACTGGTGAAAGGTGCCCGGTTTATGGATCGTTTTCTGCCGATGAAAGGCAATCAACTGTCATCCGACACGTGGGGAACCTCCGATGTGCGTCCGCGTTATGTTGATAATGGTATTGAAGACCGTATCTGGTCCTATTGGGGTGGAAATATCCGGAAAGGAGAAGACGGTAAATATCATCTGATGGTTTGCGGATGGCTGGAAGCCTCTCCTAAAGGACACATGGAGTGGAGAAATTCATGGGTGTTCAATACCGTGAGTGATAATCTGACCGGTCCGTTCAAACCGATTAATATCATCGGAAAAGGACATAATCCGGAGATGTTTCAGGCAAAAGACGGCCGATATGTTTTGTATGTCATCGACGGCCGTTATGTTGCGGATGATATCAACGGAAAATGGGAATATGGAAAATTCGACTTCAATGCGCGCGATCGTAGAATCATCGAAGGATTGTCCAATCTTTCGTTTGCCCAACGGGAAGACAGTTCATATGTAATGGTCTGTCGTGGCGGTGGAATCTGGATCAGCCGGGATGGTTTGTCGGAATATAACCAATTGACAGACCGTCGTGTTTATCCGGATGTGAAAGGACGGTTTGAAGACCCTGTCATCTGGCGCGATCATATCCAGTATCATCTGATTGTCAATGACTGGTTGGGCCGTATTGCCTTTTATCTTCGTTCAAAGGACGGAGTCAATTGGGTTACTGATCCGGGAGAGGCCTACATGCCGGGAGTTGCCGTACACGAGGACGGACATTCTGAAGGCTGGTTCAAGTATGAACGTCTGAAAATGTATCAAGATAAGTATGGCCGTGCTATTCAGGCTAATTTTGCGGTCATTGATACTTTGAAACATGAAGATAAGCCATTTGATAATCACAGTTCAAAGAATATCAGTATTCCATTGAATCCGGGACTATTGCTGACAGTGTTGAATGATAAGCCCATTACCGCTGGAACGAAAACTATCCGGCTGAAAGTACAGGCAGAAGAAGGTTTTCATCCACAAACCGATATGGATATCAGCTCTTTGCGTTTTGGCGCTTCCGAAGAAGTGAATTATGGCAGAGGAAGTAAAGTATTGAAAACAGAGAATGATGGAAATGACCTGATCATTACTTTCGACGGAAAAGGAAATGGGATTACAGAGAAAGAATTTGCTCCTAAATTGATAGGCAGATATAAAAACGGAAAGATGCTTTACGGATATGCGCGTTTGCCGTATGTTGATTATGTGGAACCGATTCTTTCTGCACGTGCCCCTGTATTCTCTGAATCGCAAAAAGGCTGGAACGGGAATATTGAAGTACAGAACTTCGGACAAGTTAGCTCACAAAAGGCTTCGGTCAAGATAGAGTATAAGAAAGAAGGCAAAATGGTCAAAGTGGCTTCTGCTGCCGTACCTGCTTTGAAACCCTATGAAAAAGCTGACATCCGCTTTGCGACAAAGGCTGATTTTGAAAAAGGTGAGGACTATAACTTCCTTGTGACTATTTATTCCGGCAAGAAAGTTCTCTCTACTTTCCGTTTGAATCGGAAGGTAGTTGAATAA
- a CDS encoding exo-beta-1,4-galactosidase, which translates to MKKKITFLLMFVLSLSMVSAQGTFRFGTSATPEGKTLLVDSKGLILDGKHIIPVMGEIHYSRVPESEWRREIRKMKAGGINIISTYIFWIHHEPEEGKWNWSGNHNLRRFVRICAEENVMLVLRLGPFCHGEVYQGGIPSWVHEKAGQNPKYKIRARTPGFLEDCTELYNTIFAQVNGLLWKDGGPVVGVQIENESRGPWDYLEALKNIAVKAGFDVPFYTRTGWPALRGKEVFGQLLPLYGDYADGFWDRKLEDMPGSYADAFIMRDKRMSSAIATETFSKEELSEDSPSLSSKLSYPYFTCELGGGMMPAYHRRININGKELKPLVICKLGSGSNLPGYYMYHGGTNPYNPLHTMGETQSSPGTNHNDLPHMTYDFQAPLGEVGQVFETPFHEGRFIHQMLTDWGSELLQMNVDSLSRHYARRGAFEFYNDYVRIKNESGTSHVTFKDYRTEGATIDWTTVEPFCKVDGLIYFIEIRGKKPQISVDGKVYTCKLNKQQKAGKLNVCVLSYEKAKTAYKIDGKLLYAKNGGILYKSDSCIVEEVWTKSPVIAATVTEVKKADAPRVVPMGRQAVAAQPVEEDFAKAAVYTINYDTSGINNYDNLFLRINYRGDVARVYADGRLVADNFWNGKEMWVRMADLVGKKVELKILPLRKDAPVYFQKEQKAMIEATKGDYMLGLDSVEVIERHTLEFNDTF; encoded by the coding sequence ATGAAAAAGAAGATCACATTTTTATTGATGTTTGTACTGTCGTTGTCAATGGTTTCAGCACAAGGTACTTTCCGGTTTGGGACATCTGCAACACCCGAAGGCAAAACTCTTCTGGTGGATAGCAAGGGGCTTATCCTTGACGGCAAGCATATCATTCCCGTCATGGGCGAGATTCACTATTCCCGCGTACCGGAGTCGGAATGGCGCCGGGAAATCCGCAAAATGAAGGCCGGTGGTATCAATATCATTTCTACATATATCTTCTGGATTCACCATGAACCGGAAGAGGGAAAATGGAACTGGAGCGGCAATCATAACCTGCGCCGCTTCGTCCGGATTTGTGCAGAAGAAAATGTGATGCTGGTGTTGCGTCTTGGTCCTTTCTGTCATGGGGAAGTGTATCAAGGCGGAATTCCTTCATGGGTACATGAGAAAGCCGGGCAGAATCCTAAGTATAAGATACGTGCCCGTACTCCCGGATTCCTTGAAGATTGTACGGAGCTTTATAATACTATTTTTGCTCAGGTTAACGGACTTTTGTGGAAAGATGGCGGTCCTGTGGTCGGCGTGCAGATCGAGAACGAAAGTCGCGGTCCTTGGGATTATCTGGAGGCATTGAAAAATATTGCTGTGAAGGCGGGATTTGATGTCCCGTTCTATACACGTACCGGTTGGCCTGCACTTCGGGGAAAAGAGGTTTTCGGGCAGCTGTTGCCGCTTTATGGTGACTATGCCGACGGATTCTGGGACCGGAAACTGGAGGATATGCCGGGCAGTTATGCCGATGCTTTCATTATGAGAGACAAACGTATGAGTAGTGCTATTGCCACAGAGACATTCTCTAAAGAGGAATTGTCGGAAGATTCCCCCTCTCTCAGTTCAAAATTGTCATATCCCTATTTTACTTGTGAGTTGGGCGGTGGTATGATGCCGGCGTATCATCGTCGGATAAATATCAATGGAAAGGAGCTTAAACCGCTGGTTATATGCAAGCTGGGTAGTGGCTCCAATCTTCCGGGATACTATATGTATCACGGTGGCACCAATCCATACAATCCTCTTCACACTATGGGAGAAACGCAATCCTCTCCGGGTACTAATCATAATGACCTGCCTCATATGACCTATGATTTTCAGGCTCCTCTTGGCGAAGTGGGACAAGTATTCGAGACTCCCTTTCATGAAGGACGTTTTATCCATCAGATGTTGACAGACTGGGGCAGTGAACTCTTGCAGATGAATGTTGACTCATTAAGCAGGCATTATGCTCGCCGGGGTGCTTTCGAATTCTATAATGACTATGTGCGTATCAAGAATGAGAGCGGGACGTCCCATGTCACTTTTAAAGACTATCGGACTGAGGGTGCAACCATTGACTGGACTACTGTAGAACCGTTCTGCAAAGTGGATGGCCTTATCTATTTCATCGAAATCAGGGGTAAAAAGCCTCAAATCTCCGTTGACGGCAAGGTCTATACTTGTAAACTTAACAAGCAGCAGAAGGCGGGCAAGCTCAATGTCTGTGTGCTCTCATACGAAAAGGCAAAGACTGCCTATAAAATTGACGGTAAACTGCTTTATGCCAAGAATGGCGGTATTCTGTATAAGAGTGATTCATGCATCGTGGAGGAGGTATGGACAAAGTCTCCTGTCATTGCCGCCACAGTCACGGAAGTGAAAAAAGCGGATGCTCCCCGTGTTGTCCCCATGGGGCGTCAGGCAGTGGCTGCGCAACCTGTAGAAGAGGACTTTGCAAAAGCTGCGGTATACACTATTAACTATGATACATCTGGAATAAATAATTATGATAATCTTTTTCTCCGTATAAATTATCGGGGTGATGTGGCCCGTGTGTATGCTGACGGCAGGCTTGTAGCAGATAACTTCTGGAATGGAAAGGAGATGTGGGTCCGTATGGCAGATCTCGTCGGCAAAAAGGTGGAACTAAAGATTTTACCTTTACGTAAAGATGCCCCTGTCTACTTTCAGAAAGAACAAAAAGCTATGATTGAGGCGACCAAAGGTGACTATATGCTTGGGCTCGATTCGGTAGAAGTTATTGAGCGTCACACACTGGAGTTTAATGATACTTTTTAA
- a CDS encoding HU family DNA-binding protein, whose amino-acid sequence MAADYDFRRKPNEKGDGEVQPLYPRIVSKGTIDSKRLFREIAEASSFTEGDLAGIMVAFQEKVSYYLSEGYHVKLGEIGYFSSSLKARPVMDKKEIRSVSISFDNVNFRATPWFRRRSSGTVTRAKFGFQESSNLPEETRRSRLEAFLAKNHFITRREYSQITGLLKGKALRELNLLVENGVLNTRGYGNRVVYLKPNNQ is encoded by the coding sequence ATGGCAGCAGATTATGACTTTCGGCGAAAACCGAATGAAAAGGGAGACGGAGAAGTACAGCCTCTGTATCCCCGAATTGTATCCAAAGGAACCATTGACAGCAAACGGTTATTTCGTGAAATAGCCGAAGCCTCTTCTTTCACCGAGGGAGATTTGGCAGGTATCATGGTAGCTTTTCAAGAGAAGGTATCCTATTATTTAAGTGAGGGGTATCATGTGAAACTGGGAGAAATCGGATATTTCTCCTCTAGTTTGAAAGCACGTCCGGTGATGGACAAGAAAGAGATCCGTTCGGTCTCCATCTCTTTCGACAACGTAAATTTCAGAGCTACTCCCTGGTTTCGCCGACGCAGTTCGGGGACGGTCACCCGTGCCAAATTCGGATTTCAAGAATCATCGAACTTGCCGGAAGAGACACGCCGTTCCCGACTGGAAGCCTTTTTAGCAAAGAATCACTTCATCACTCGAAGAGAATACTCTCAGATTACGGGTTTATTGAAGGGAAAAGCACTACGGGAATTGAATCTTCTGGTAGAAAACGGAGTTCTTAACACTCGCGGATATGGGAACCGGGTGGTGTATTTAAAGCCTAATAATCAGTAG
- a CDS encoding BT4734/BF3469 family protein, producing the protein MKITQIREKDGVEVLSVLDFNLLIEKIKTEIKTRPVTGLRQALHFVLPGESCSFAGKLPKVIPAAVFGRVNGVKRMKVYNGIVELTVGPLAGKVEVEMVKKKAAELPQTMFAYMGSSGNSVKIWTLFTRPDGTLPQTQEEAEIFQAHAYRLAVKCYQPQIPFDIQLKEPVLEQYSRLSHDPEPFYRENSVPFYLSQPFGMPKEMNYQEKLTPEKSPLNRAVPGYDTEDALALMYEAALRKTFQSMEEGWRRNDDLQPLVVRLAENCFLSGIPEEEVVRRTIHRYYHSKQAVLVREMIGNVYQECKGFGKKNGLTKEQYLNMQTEEFMNRRYEFRYNTQIGEVEYRERCSFYFRFRPLDKRAQNSILLDAQSEGIAVWDRDVDRYLHSNRVSVYNPLEEFIFHLPNWDKKDRITELADRVPCANPHWTMLFHRWFLNMVAHWRGYDRQHANSTSPLLVGAQGTRKSTFCRDLIPPGLRGYYTDSIDFSRKRDAEMYLNRFALINIDEFDQITLTQQGFLKHILQKPVVNLRKSYSNSVQELRRYASFIATSNQKDLLTDPSGSRRFMCVEVTGTIDTARPIDYEQLYAQAMYEICHGERYWFDDKDEAILAQGNREFEQTPPAIQLFYRYFKVAGDDKEGEYLSPVEILDYLQKRTTITLSSGKAHHFGRLLQKEGIPCKHTNKGTVYLVVKI; encoded by the coding sequence ATGAAGATAACACAAATCAGGGAGAAAGATGGAGTCGAAGTATTAAGTGTATTAGATTTTAACTTGTTGATAGAGAAGATAAAAACAGAGATTAAGACCCGTCCGGTGACCGGATTGCGCCAAGCCCTGCATTTTGTTTTACCCGGAGAATCTTGCAGTTTTGCCGGGAAACTTCCCAAAGTAATACCCGCTGCTGTTTTCGGACGTGTGAATGGCGTGAAGCGGATGAAAGTATATAATGGCATCGTGGAACTGACCGTAGGTCCGTTGGCGGGAAAAGTAGAAGTGGAGATGGTCAAGAAGAAAGCGGCTGAATTGCCGCAGACTATGTTTGCATATATGGGATCAAGTGGAAATTCCGTGAAGATATGGACTCTTTTTACCCGTCCGGACGGTACGTTGCCGCAGACGCAGGAAGAAGCTGAAATTTTTCAGGCACATGCGTATCGTTTGGCGGTGAAATGCTATCAGCCGCAAATCCCCTTTGATATTCAGTTGAAAGAGCCGGTTTTGGAGCAATATTCACGGCTGAGTCACGATCCCGAACCTTTCTATCGGGAAAATTCCGTGCCGTTTTATCTTTCTCAGCCTTTCGGGATGCCGAAAGAAATGAATTATCAGGAGAAGCTGACCCCGGAAAAGTCTCCGTTGAATCGTGCCGTTCCGGGATATGATACGGAAGATGCGCTGGCATTGATGTATGAGGCTGCCTTGCGAAAGACTTTTCAGTCGATGGAAGAGGGGTGGAGGCGGAATGATGATTTGCAGCCCCTGGTAGTCCGGTTGGCGGAAAATTGTTTCCTTTCCGGTATTCCGGAAGAGGAAGTGGTGAGGAGGACCATTCATCGGTATTATCATTCGAAGCAGGCTGTGCTGGTTCGCGAGATGATAGGCAATGTGTATCAGGAATGCAAAGGCTTCGGCAAGAAAAACGGGCTGACAAAAGAGCAATATCTCAATATGCAGACAGAGGAGTTTATGAACCGTCGTTATGAATTCCGCTACAATACACAGATAGGTGAAGTGGAATACCGGGAACGATGCTCGTTTTATTTTCGTTTCCGTCCGTTGGATAAACGGGCGCAGAATAGTATTCTGCTGGATGCGCAAAGTGAGGGTATTGCGGTGTGGGACCGGGATGTGGACCGTTATCTGCATTCAAACCGAGTATCTGTTTATAATCCATTGGAAGAATTTATTTTTCATCTTCCTAATTGGGATAAAAAAGACCGCATTACGGAACTGGCAGACCGTGTGCCATGTGCTAATCCGCATTGGACGATGCTTTTCCATCGCTGGTTCCTCAACATGGTAGCTCATTGGCGTGGGTATGACCGGCAGCATGCGAACAGTACTTCCCCTTTGCTGGTAGGTGCGCAGGGGACACGCAAGTCTACCTTTTGCCGGGATCTGATACCGCCGGGACTTCGCGGATATTATACGGATAGTATTGATTTCAGCCGGAAGCGGGATGCGGAAATGTATCTGAATCGCTTTGCGCTGATCAATATTGACGAGTTCGATCAGATTACTTTGACGCAGCAGGGCTTTTTGAAGCATATTCTGCAAAAGCCGGTAGTCAATCTTCGTAAATCGTACAGTAATTCGGTGCAGGAGTTGCGGCGTTATGCTTCGTTTATCGCGACCAGCAATCAGAAGGATTTGCTGACTGATCCGTCCGGTAGCCGTCGTTTTATGTGCGTTGAGGTGACGGGTACGATTGATACGGCACGCCCGATTGACTATGAGCAGTTGTATGCACAGGCTATGTACGAGATTTGTCATGGCGAGCGGTATTGGTTTGACGATAAGGATGAGGCTATCCTGGCACAGGGGAATCGGGAGTTTGAACAGACTCCGCCGGCTATTCAGTTATTCTATCGTTATTTCAAGGTTGCAGGGGATGATAAGGAAGGAGAATACT